One genomic window of Podarcis muralis chromosome 9, rPodMur119.hap1.1, whole genome shotgun sequence includes the following:
- the LCORL gene encoding ligand-dependent nuclear receptor corepressor-like protein isoform X4, translating into MAAAAPAPGASQCRSPRCTAERRGVRRELDSWRHRLMHCVGFESILEGLYGPRLRRDLSLFEDCEPEEVADWSMDEKCSFCNLHKDTVTDHTTIIGSLQSTPTEELSSQGQSNTDKIECQAENYLNALFRKKDLPQNCDPNIPLVAQELMKKMIRQFAIEYISKSSKMQENRNGSSYETSLICKGIQMNQTENSFQEEQDSPLDLTVNRIQEQNTQQGDGVLDLSTKKTSLEQSAYDGSCSENSVSGSSATDDSKSEETSKLERGNSALSKVLESLCSYHGHQILAMLKFLIQESCVDSVGSCQLPQTIHSEASEDDVHIPVCSCDGNMQMKRCCLQNQRPNTSLPPLSVSVKDLDRLSCQSVTVGYVNTVVNKGNPVPSSPPRCCLKQLKESKSHAARTALCTNLISAGQKINKASRGHSPSPPTLSPVEADEYNYLEESVEGSLNRLEMNRNQPPSLSRAERSCSVCEPKNKLCIAEVAGNVDKTFLSANQETSLINSDKLEKVENAAAFQDLMDRINEKLKSIETTDTANVAKLSKSDGRTESDLKLQSFITSLLHDAKANDYNFMELLSQHDKEAENKIIQTRFRKRQETLFALHNSPDSSLFKRQSLQIKREIASLDETFIRKKRNVKKNYKLSPNKNENHSTSKDHSLQINENKYQLFSPIKSKSLPIGQEETVEILLNNSETNSGLVAFSENTSTASQSSLAKIHGNCELHMDPVSVKGDDDRMLDRTKHNVIPPMWCSVYVTNNFLFQKSSNGKKANCMEREKMLKDLQAQTCSNEDINKIVRNTNLHVVVERLEDTINMAQKTKKPLFNSYKISSKLKDTHKYEANKNAKNGLLISMSESGSTGQYVLSQAHASCSNNSKQECLPTKEEKVSDEGYKSLLKSSAFNSDTLTYHNEDLQSSSDVGDNSPALNYTSPIKLMFLSEINSSEGVKYTLTSVNDSAKLNIDLYSLQRKTSVLAEKQLEAVDPGKTVSLENSPKNEVNSVFPSVIAHETNIGEHKPNENPVEQSGNGSSLKRKPGRPKKLGPQVVKQIKRPIGRPPKPKVDAENANNISDSISARKKSVSSNAEVLEDSNINKNITVTVVFGRSRRTKRCVSESSLNVSLVPSPHSHVVCESDQVKQNSETRNSLPKNRSMQNSAERKTSASGYEYVRPLESSPVLPSHCSNIVRPKQKPLNIIRKPGRPAKIKISGISVTVNQISSQERIVSISSCLPPLEQETVLEKHGSPKKVDQQCNKLDVSKSYWNDKSKDFSDEIITIAPSKPEIPLRQSLRDRRPSLPFLQSLASSNSLSCRRAFLHKSYKLCLKNAKNQKIKHSNMAPKDTSGNKAPEKAKKSSENNKFRFVNEMSSDPTISSNSSLRWWDPSISNDSLLKELNSRYEQITNTWLHVNGEEFEKCLYDERCHIEQDYSIKVSKPLDSCVLQLENSPIKMLFQKKCNIDELCSWFMQTTETQSLALVRKANARNPVEVISTRQFKIGTRQCDCNTSPLRKHFKKFALSTPSKSAGKIRILHKIVRSRALKRKRNFTLAKLRRTKFENLQHDRWRQVKKLYNHGTSDWKSKKQHLRFFCQSQRFANTSQEINNKTSTSHENGTVDTKSPAILVDSQSSTSTGNETTGAFYQQKTQLTDLSTKPGLTNNCRPSAQSVDHNQKNIGKAHAFGEDDWKGKTFKDCRIFLKKINPAEEQHSFSSTVVCTPESVDRSASHGYFQGERHCTLRSHSAKQRTSDRCEKDAEEAKNFSLVKNLHIEQDCKKPSKRVTFEDGPAEVPKKTSKRRRTQYKLNNLNIRERNTRQLCSTGQVSSCYSKYQLGPLKPVGLPLLGGFASRAVEYSMIPFQLPLHGSSQV; encoded by the exons GTTTTGAAAGTATTTTAGAAGGGCTTTATGGACCAAGGCTACGAAGAGACCTCAGTTTATTtgaag ACTGTGAACCAGAAGAAGTGGCTGACTGGTCTATGGATGAAAAATGTTCCTTTTGTAATTTACATAAAGACACAGTCACT GATCATACGACAATTATTGGTTCTTTGCAGTCAACACCTACAGAGGAACTATCATCTCAGGGCCAGTCCAACACTGATAAAATTGAGTGCCAAGCAGAGAATTACCTAAATGCACTCTTTCGCAAGAAAG ATCTTCCTCAGAACTGTGATCCTAACATTCCCTTAGTTGCTCAGGAATTAATGAAAAAGATGATCCGTCAATTTGCAATTGAATACATTTCAAAAAGTAGTAAAATGCAAGAAAATAGAAACGGTTCGTCATATGAAACAAGTCTGATATGTAAAGGTATCCAAATGAACCAAACAGAAAATTCATTTCAGGAAGAACAGGATAGCCCTCTAGACCTCACTGTGAATCGAATACAAGAGCAGAATACTCAGCAAG GGGATGGAGTGCTAGATCTTTCTACAAAGAAAACAAGCTTGGAACAGTCAGCATATGATGGATCTTGTTCTGAAAATTCTGTGTCTGG TTCAAGTGCAACAGATGATTCAAAATCAGAGGAAACATCTAAATTGGAAAGAGGAAATTCTGCTCTAAGCAAAGTTTTGGAATCGTTGTGCTCTTATCACGGGCATCAGATTTTAGCTATGTTGAAATTTTTAATCCAAGAATCGTGTGTTGATTCTGTTGGCAGTTGCCAGCTGCCGCAAACTATACATTCAGAAGCATCTGAAGATGATGTGCACATTCCAGTCTGCAGTTGTGATGGCAACATGCAAATGAAAAGGTGCTGTTTACAAAATCAAAGACCAAATACTTCTTTGCCACCTCTGTCAGTCTCTGTGAAAGACTTAGATCGTTTGTCGTGCCAGTCTGTGACCGTTGGATATGTTAACACAGTGGTAAACAAAGGGAATCCTGTGCCTTCTAGTCCTCCTAGGTGCTGCCTCAAACAGTTAAAGGAGTCTAAGAGCCACGCGGCAAGAACAGCACTTTGTACAAATCTCATTTCAGCAGGGCAAAAGATTAACAAAGCTAGCAGAGGCCACAGCCCTTCGCCACCTACATTATCACCTGTGGAAGCTGATGAATATAATTATTTGGAGGAATCAGTTGAAGGATCTCTAAATAGACTTGAAATGAATCGTAATCAGCCTCCTTCCCTGTCGCGAGCTGAAAGAAGTTGTTCTGTGTGTGAACCGAAAAATAAATTATGCATTGCAGAAGTGGCCGGTAACGTGGATAAGACTTTTCTAAGTGCAAATCAAGAAACTAGCCTTATAAATTCTGATAAGCTTGAAAAAGTTGAAAATGCTGCCGCCTTTCAGGACTTAATGGATCGAATTAATGAGAAATTAAAATCAATCGAAACTACTGATACAGCAAATGTTGCAAAATTATCTAAGAGTGATGGGAGAACAGAATCGGATCTTAAATTACAGAGCTTCATCACCTCTCTCTTACATGATGCTAAGGCAAATGATTATAATTTTATGGAGTTGTTGAGCCAGCATGACaaagaagcagaaaataaaattatCCAAACACGATTTCGCAAACGGCAAGAAACCTTATTTGCACTGCATAATTCCCCCGATTCATCACTGTTTAAAAGACAATCGTTGCAAATTAAGAGAGAGATAGCCAGTCTGGATGAAACCTTCataaggaaaaagagaaatgtgaaaaaaaattacaaactatccccaaacaaaaatgaaaatcatAGCACATCAAAAGATCATTCTTTACaaattaatgaaaataaatatcaGCTATTTTCTCCCATTAAATCAAAGTCTTTGCCAATAGGTCAAGAAGAGACAGTAGAAATACTTCTGAATAATTCAGAGACCAATTCTGGTTTAGTGGCATTTTCAGAAAATACTTCTACAGCATCCCAAAGCAGCTTGGCTAAAATACATGGAAATTGTGAACTACATATGGATCCAGTCTCTGTGAAGGGAGATGATGATAGGATGTTGGACAGGACCAAACATAATGTTATTCCTCCTATGTGGTGCTCTGTGTATGTGACaaacaattttttatttcaaaaatccTCAAACGGGAAAAAAGCTAACtgcatggaaagagaaaaaatgCTGAAAGATTTACAGGCCCAAACGTGCAGCAACGAAGATATAAATAAGATTGTTCGAAACACAAATCTACATGTTGTTGTAGAGCGTTTGGAAGACACAATAAATATGGCTCAAAAGACTAAAAAGCCATTGTTTAATAGTTATAAAATATCCAGCAAACTGAAAGATACGCACAAGTATGAAGCCAACAAGAATGCTAAAAATGGTCTTCTTATTAGCATGAGTGAAAGTGGAAGTACGGGACAATATGTACTGTCACAAGCTCATGCTTCATGTAGCAATAATAGCAAACAGGAATGTCtgccaacaaaagaagaaaaagtgtcTGATGAAGGATATAAAAGCCTTTTGAAATCATCAGCATTCAATTCAGATACGTTGACTTACCATAATGAGGACTTGCAATCAAGTTCTGATGTGGGAGATAATTCTCCAGCACTAAATTACACTAGTCCTATAAAACTTATGTTCCTTTCAGAGATTAATAGTAGCGAAGGAGTGAAATACACACTAACCTCTGTAAATGATTCCGCTAAATTAAACATTGACCTTTATTCTCTTCAGCGGAAAACAAGTGTGCTGGCAGAAAaacaattggaagctgtggatcCTGGTAAAACTGTTTCTCTTGAAAACAGCCCTAAAAATGAAGTAAATTCTGTTTTTCCTTCAGTAATTGCTCATGAAACAAACATTGGTGAGCATAAGCCAAATGAAAATCCCGTAGAACAAAGTGGCAATGGATCCTCTCTGAAAAGAAAACCGGGCCGACCAAAAAAATTAGGTCCTCAAGTTGTGAAGCAGATTAAGCGTCCAATTGGCCGACCGCCAAAGCCTAAGGTAGATGCTGAAAATGCCAATAATATAAGTGATTCCATCAGTGCTAGGAAAAAAAGTGTGAGCTCCAATGCAGAAGTTCTAGAGGACAGTAATATTAACAAGAACATTACTGTGACAGTGGTCTTTGGAAGGTCACGAAGGACTAAGAGGTGTGTTTCTGAAAGTAGCCTAAATGTCAGTTTGGTACCAAGTCCTCACAGTCACGTTGTATGTGAATCTGATCAAGTGAAGCAGAACTCAGAAACAAGGAATAGTTTGCCAAAAAACAGAAGTATGCAAAATTCTGCTGAACGCAAGACCTCTGCATCTGGCTATGAGTATGTTAGACCTTTAGAGAGCAGCCCAGTGCTACCATCCCATTGTAGCAATATCGTAAGaccaaaacagaagcctttaaaTATAATTCGAAAACCTGGTAgaccagcaaaaataaaaatatctggCATATCAGTGACTGTTAACCAGATTTCATCTCAGGAAAGAATAGTGAGTATTAGCAGCTGCCTGCCTCCTTTAGAACAAGAGACTGTGTTAGAAAAACATGGATCTCCTAAGAAGGTTGATCAACAATGCAATAAGTTGGATGTTTCAAAAAGCTATTGGAATGATAAAAGTAAGGATTTTTCGGACGAAATTATTACAATAGCACCAAGTAAACCTGAAATCCCTTTGAGACAATCTCTTAGAGATAGAAGACCATCACTGCCTTTCTTACAGTCCTTAGCATCCTCTAACTCACTGTCTTGTAGACGTGCCTTTCTACACAAATCCTATAAGCTCTGTTTGAAAAATGCTAAGaatcaaaaaataaaacattcaaaCATGGCACCCAAAGATACCTCAGGAAATAAGGCcccagaaaaagcaaaaaaaagttcAGAGAATAATAAGTTTAGATTTGTTAATGAAATGTCGTCAGATCCCACCATTTCATCAAATTCTTCCCTCAGATGGTGGGATCCTTCCATTTCTAATGATTCCTTGTTAAAAGAACTAAATAGTAGATATGAACAGATAACAAATACTTGGTTGCACGTGAACGGAGAAGAATTTGAAAAATGCCTCTATGATGAGCGGTGTCATATTGAACAAGACTATAGCATTAAAGTATCAAAGCCTTTGGACTCCTGCGTGTTACAGCTTGAAAACTCTCCTATAAAAATGCTTTTCCAGAAAAAGTGTAACATAGATGAACTGTGCTCGTGGTTTATGCAAACTACGGAAACGCAGTCACTGGCATTAGTGAGAAAGGCGAATGCTCGCAATCCTGTTGAAGTAATCAGTACACGGCAATTTAAAATTGGAACAAGACAATGCGATTGTAATACTAGTCCTTTgagaaagcactttaaaaaatttGCACTATCCACGCCATCGAAATCTGCGGGAAAGATTCGAATCCTCCATAAAATAGTCAGGTCTCGAGCCTTAAAGAGGAAACGTAACTTCACTTTAGCGAAGTTAAGAAGAACCAAATTTGAGAATTTACAGCACGATCGGTGGAGACAAGTGAAAAAGCTGTACAATCATGGAACAAGTGACTGGAAATCGAAAAAGCAGCATTTGCGATTCTTCTGCCAAAGCCAGCGTTTTGCTAACACAAGTCAGGAAATTAACAACAAAACGAGCACAAGCCACGAGAATGGTACAGTAGACACTAAATCGCCCGCAATTCTTGTAGACTCTCAGAGTAGCACTTCAACTGGAAATGAAACCACAGGTGCATTTTATCAACAGAAAACACAATTGACAGACCTCAGCACAAAGCCTGGCTTGACAAATAATTGTAGACCAAGCGCACAATCCGTAGATCACAACCAAAAAAATATCGGGAAAGCACATGCCTTTGGTGAAGATGACTGGAAAGGCAAAACCTTTAAGGATTGTAGAATATTTTTGAAGAAAATCAACCCGGCTGAAGAGCAGCATTCTTTCAGTAGTACTGTTGTTTGCACTCCGGAGTCTGTAGATCGTAGTGCCAGTCACGGCTACTTTCAGGGGGAAAGGCACTGTACTTTAAGGTCCCATTCTGCTAAGCAGAGAACGTCTGACAGATGTGAGAAGGATGCTGAGGAAGCTAAGAATTTCAGCTTGGTTAAAAACCTGCATATTGAGCAAGACTGCAAGAAACCAAGCAAGCGTGTCACTTTTGAAGATGGTCCTGCCGAGGTCCCTAAGAAAacaagcaagaggaggaggacacagtacAAGCTCAACAACCTGAATATCAGAGAAAGGAATACGAGGCAATTATGCAGCACTGGCCAAGTATCAAGTTGTTACTCAAAGTACCAACTAG gACCTCTTAAACCTGTTGGACTGCCTTTgctgggaggatttgcaagcagAGCTGTTGAATACTCCATGATCCCATTTCAGTTGCCTCTTCATGGAAGCTCCCAAGTCTAA
- the LCORL gene encoding ligand-dependent nuclear receptor corepressor-like protein isoform X3, protein MAAAAPAPGASQCRSPRCTAERRGVRRELDSWRHRLMHCVGFESILEGLYGPRLRRDLSLFEDCEPEEVADWSMDEKCSFCNLHKDTVTDHTTIIGSLQSTPTEELSSQGQSNTDKIECQAENYLNALFRKKDLPQNCDPNIPLVAQELMKKMIRQFAIEYISKSSKMQENRNGSSYETSLICKGIQMNQTENSFQEEQDSPLDLTVNRIQEQNTQQVGDGVLDLSTKKTSLEQSAYDGSCSENSVSGSSATDDSKSEETSKLERGNSALSKVLESLCSYHGHQILAMLKFLIQESCVDSVGSCQLPQTIHSEASEDDVHIPVCSCDGNMQMKRCCLQNQRPNTSLPPLSVSVKDLDRLSCQSVTVGYVNTVVNKGNPVPSSPPRCCLKQLKESKSHAARTALCTNLISAGQKINKASRGHSPSPPTLSPVEADEYNYLEESVEGSLNRLEMNRNQPPSLSRAERSCSVCEPKNKLCIAEVAGNVDKTFLSANQETSLINSDKLEKVENAAAFQDLMDRINEKLKSIETTDTANVAKLSKSDGRTESDLKLQSFITSLLHDAKANDYNFMELLSQHDKEAENKIIQTRFRKRQETLFALHNSPDSSLFKRQSLQIKREIASLDETFIRKKRNVKKNYKLSPNKNENHSTSKDHSLQINENKYQLFSPIKSKSLPIGQEETVEILLNNSETNSGLVAFSENTSTASQSSLAKIHGNCELHMDPVSVKGDDDRMLDRTKHNVIPPMWCSVYVTNNFLFQKSSNGKKANCMEREKMLKDLQAQTCSNEDINKIVRNTNLHVVVERLEDTINMAQKTKKPLFNSYKISSKLKDTHKYEANKNAKNGLLISMSESGSTGQYVLSQAHASCSNNSKQECLPTKEEKVSDEGYKSLLKSSAFNSDTLTYHNEDLQSSSDVGDNSPALNYTSPIKLMFLSEINSSEGVKYTLTSVNDSAKLNIDLYSLQRKTSVLAEKQLEAVDPGKTVSLENSPKNEVNSVFPSVIAHETNIGEHKPNENPVEQSGNGSSLKRKPGRPKKLGPQVVKQIKRPIGRPPKPKVDAENANNISDSISARKKSVSSNAEVLEDSNINKNITVTVVFGRSRRTKRCVSESSLNVSLVPSPHSHVVCESDQVKQNSETRNSLPKNRSMQNSAERKTSASGYEYVRPLESSPVLPSHCSNIVRPKQKPLNIIRKPGRPAKIKISGISVTVNQISSQERIVSISSCLPPLEQETVLEKHGSPKKVDQQCNKLDVSKSYWNDKSKDFSDEIITIAPSKPEIPLRQSLRDRRPSLPFLQSLASSNSLSCRRAFLHKSYKLCLKNAKNQKIKHSNMAPKDTSGNKAPEKAKKSSENNKFRFVNEMSSDPTISSNSSLRWWDPSISNDSLLKELNSRYEQITNTWLHVNGEEFEKCLYDERCHIEQDYSIKVSKPLDSCVLQLENSPIKMLFQKKCNIDELCSWFMQTTETQSLALVRKANARNPVEVISTRQFKIGTRQCDCNTSPLRKHFKKFALSTPSKSAGKIRILHKIVRSRALKRKRNFTLAKLRRTKFENLQHDRWRQVKKLYNHGTSDWKSKKQHLRFFCQSQRFANTSQEINNKTSTSHENGTVDTKSPAILVDSQSSTSTGNETTGAFYQQKTQLTDLSTKPGLTNNCRPSAQSVDHNQKNIGKAHAFGEDDWKGKTFKDCRIFLKKINPAEEQHSFSSTVVCTPESVDRSASHGYFQGERHCTLRSHSAKQRTSDRCEKDAEEAKNFSLVKNLHIEQDCKKPSKRVTFEDGPAEVPKKTSKRRRTQYKLNNLNIRERNTRQLCSTGQVSSCYSKYQLGPLKPVGLPLLGGFASRAVEYSMIPFQLPLHGSSQV, encoded by the exons GTTTTGAAAGTATTTTAGAAGGGCTTTATGGACCAAGGCTACGAAGAGACCTCAGTTTATTtgaag ACTGTGAACCAGAAGAAGTGGCTGACTGGTCTATGGATGAAAAATGTTCCTTTTGTAATTTACATAAAGACACAGTCACT GATCATACGACAATTATTGGTTCTTTGCAGTCAACACCTACAGAGGAACTATCATCTCAGGGCCAGTCCAACACTGATAAAATTGAGTGCCAAGCAGAGAATTACCTAAATGCACTCTTTCGCAAGAAAG ATCTTCCTCAGAACTGTGATCCTAACATTCCCTTAGTTGCTCAGGAATTAATGAAAAAGATGATCCGTCAATTTGCAATTGAATACATTTCAAAAAGTAGTAAAATGCAAGAAAATAGAAACGGTTCGTCATATGAAACAAGTCTGATATGTAAAGGTATCCAAATGAACCAAACAGAAAATTCATTTCAGGAAGAACAGGATAGCCCTCTAGACCTCACTGTGAATCGAATACAAGAGCAGAATACTCAGCAAG TAGGGGATGGAGTGCTAGATCTTTCTACAAAGAAAACAAGCTTGGAACAGTCAGCATATGATGGATCTTGTTCTGAAAATTCTGTGTCTGG TTCAAGTGCAACAGATGATTCAAAATCAGAGGAAACATCTAAATTGGAAAGAGGAAATTCTGCTCTAAGCAAAGTTTTGGAATCGTTGTGCTCTTATCACGGGCATCAGATTTTAGCTATGTTGAAATTTTTAATCCAAGAATCGTGTGTTGATTCTGTTGGCAGTTGCCAGCTGCCGCAAACTATACATTCAGAAGCATCTGAAGATGATGTGCACATTCCAGTCTGCAGTTGTGATGGCAACATGCAAATGAAAAGGTGCTGTTTACAAAATCAAAGACCAAATACTTCTTTGCCACCTCTGTCAGTCTCTGTGAAAGACTTAGATCGTTTGTCGTGCCAGTCTGTGACCGTTGGATATGTTAACACAGTGGTAAACAAAGGGAATCCTGTGCCTTCTAGTCCTCCTAGGTGCTGCCTCAAACAGTTAAAGGAGTCTAAGAGCCACGCGGCAAGAACAGCACTTTGTACAAATCTCATTTCAGCAGGGCAAAAGATTAACAAAGCTAGCAGAGGCCACAGCCCTTCGCCACCTACATTATCACCTGTGGAAGCTGATGAATATAATTATTTGGAGGAATCAGTTGAAGGATCTCTAAATAGACTTGAAATGAATCGTAATCAGCCTCCTTCCCTGTCGCGAGCTGAAAGAAGTTGTTCTGTGTGTGAACCGAAAAATAAATTATGCATTGCAGAAGTGGCCGGTAACGTGGATAAGACTTTTCTAAGTGCAAATCAAGAAACTAGCCTTATAAATTCTGATAAGCTTGAAAAAGTTGAAAATGCTGCCGCCTTTCAGGACTTAATGGATCGAATTAATGAGAAATTAAAATCAATCGAAACTACTGATACAGCAAATGTTGCAAAATTATCTAAGAGTGATGGGAGAACAGAATCGGATCTTAAATTACAGAGCTTCATCACCTCTCTCTTACATGATGCTAAGGCAAATGATTATAATTTTATGGAGTTGTTGAGCCAGCATGACaaagaagcagaaaataaaattatCCAAACACGATTTCGCAAACGGCAAGAAACCTTATTTGCACTGCATAATTCCCCCGATTCATCACTGTTTAAAAGACAATCGTTGCAAATTAAGAGAGAGATAGCCAGTCTGGATGAAACCTTCataaggaaaaagagaaatgtgaaaaaaaattacaaactatccccaaacaaaaatgaaaatcatAGCACATCAAAAGATCATTCTTTACaaattaatgaaaataaatatcaGCTATTTTCTCCCATTAAATCAAAGTCTTTGCCAATAGGTCAAGAAGAGACAGTAGAAATACTTCTGAATAATTCAGAGACCAATTCTGGTTTAGTGGCATTTTCAGAAAATACTTCTACAGCATCCCAAAGCAGCTTGGCTAAAATACATGGAAATTGTGAACTACATATGGATCCAGTCTCTGTGAAGGGAGATGATGATAGGATGTTGGACAGGACCAAACATAATGTTATTCCTCCTATGTGGTGCTCTGTGTATGTGACaaacaattttttatttcaaaaatccTCAAACGGGAAAAAAGCTAACtgcatggaaagagaaaaaatgCTGAAAGATTTACAGGCCCAAACGTGCAGCAACGAAGATATAAATAAGATTGTTCGAAACACAAATCTACATGTTGTTGTAGAGCGTTTGGAAGACACAATAAATATGGCTCAAAAGACTAAAAAGCCATTGTTTAATAGTTATAAAATATCCAGCAAACTGAAAGATACGCACAAGTATGAAGCCAACAAGAATGCTAAAAATGGTCTTCTTATTAGCATGAGTGAAAGTGGAAGTACGGGACAATATGTACTGTCACAAGCTCATGCTTCATGTAGCAATAATAGCAAACAGGAATGTCtgccaacaaaagaagaaaaagtgtcTGATGAAGGATATAAAAGCCTTTTGAAATCATCAGCATTCAATTCAGATACGTTGACTTACCATAATGAGGACTTGCAATCAAGTTCTGATGTGGGAGATAATTCTCCAGCACTAAATTACACTAGTCCTATAAAACTTATGTTCCTTTCAGAGATTAATAGTAGCGAAGGAGTGAAATACACACTAACCTCTGTAAATGATTCCGCTAAATTAAACATTGACCTTTATTCTCTTCAGCGGAAAACAAGTGTGCTGGCAGAAAaacaattggaagctgtggatcCTGGTAAAACTGTTTCTCTTGAAAACAGCCCTAAAAATGAAGTAAATTCTGTTTTTCCTTCAGTAATTGCTCATGAAACAAACATTGGTGAGCATAAGCCAAATGAAAATCCCGTAGAACAAAGTGGCAATGGATCCTCTCTGAAAAGAAAACCGGGCCGACCAAAAAAATTAGGTCCTCAAGTTGTGAAGCAGATTAAGCGTCCAATTGGCCGACCGCCAAAGCCTAAGGTAGATGCTGAAAATGCCAATAATATAAGTGATTCCATCAGTGCTAGGAAAAAAAGTGTGAGCTCCAATGCAGAAGTTCTAGAGGACAGTAATATTAACAAGAACATTACTGTGACAGTGGTCTTTGGAAGGTCACGAAGGACTAAGAGGTGTGTTTCTGAAAGTAGCCTAAATGTCAGTTTGGTACCAAGTCCTCACAGTCACGTTGTATGTGAATCTGATCAAGTGAAGCAGAACTCAGAAACAAGGAATAGTTTGCCAAAAAACAGAAGTATGCAAAATTCTGCTGAACGCAAGACCTCTGCATCTGGCTATGAGTATGTTAGACCTTTAGAGAGCAGCCCAGTGCTACCATCCCATTGTAGCAATATCGTAAGaccaaaacagaagcctttaaaTATAATTCGAAAACCTGGTAgaccagcaaaaataaaaatatctggCATATCAGTGACTGTTAACCAGATTTCATCTCAGGAAAGAATAGTGAGTATTAGCAGCTGCCTGCCTCCTTTAGAACAAGAGACTGTGTTAGAAAAACATGGATCTCCTAAGAAGGTTGATCAACAATGCAATAAGTTGGATGTTTCAAAAAGCTATTGGAATGATAAAAGTAAGGATTTTTCGGACGAAATTATTACAATAGCACCAAGTAAACCTGAAATCCCTTTGAGACAATCTCTTAGAGATAGAAGACCATCACTGCCTTTCTTACAGTCCTTAGCATCCTCTAACTCACTGTCTTGTAGACGTGCCTTTCTACACAAATCCTATAAGCTCTGTTTGAAAAATGCTAAGaatcaaaaaataaaacattcaaaCATGGCACCCAAAGATACCTCAGGAAATAAGGCcccagaaaaagcaaaaaaaagttcAGAGAATAATAAGTTTAGATTTGTTAATGAAATGTCGTCAGATCCCACCATTTCATCAAATTCTTCCCTCAGATGGTGGGATCCTTCCATTTCTAATGATTCCTTGTTAAAAGAACTAAATAGTAGATATGAACAGATAACAAATACTTGGTTGCACGTGAACGGAGAAGAATTTGAAAAATGCCTCTATGATGAGCGGTGTCATATTGAACAAGACTATAGCATTAAAGTATCAAAGCCTTTGGACTCCTGCGTGTTACAGCTTGAAAACTCTCCTATAAAAATGCTTTTCCAGAAAAAGTGTAACATAGATGAACTGTGCTCGTGGTTTATGCAAACTACGGAAACGCAGTCACTGGCATTAGTGAGAAAGGCGAATGCTCGCAATCCTGTTGAAGTAATCAGTACACGGCAATTTAAAATTGGAACAAGACAATGCGATTGTAATACTAGTCCTTTgagaaagcactttaaaaaatttGCACTATCCACGCCATCGAAATCTGCGGGAAAGATTCGAATCCTCCATAAAATAGTCAGGTCTCGAGCCTTAAAGAGGAAACGTAACTTCACTTTAGCGAAGTTAAGAAGAACCAAATTTGAGAATTTACAGCACGATCGGTGGAGACAAGTGAAAAAGCTGTACAATCATGGAACAAGTGACTGGAAATCGAAAAAGCAGCATTTGCGATTCTTCTGCCAAAGCCAGCGTTTTGCTAACACAAGTCAGGAAATTAACAACAAAACGAGCACAAGCCACGAGAATGGTACAGTAGACACTAAATCGCCCGCAATTCTTGTAGACTCTCAGAGTAGCACTTCAACTGGAAATGAAACCACAGGTGCATTTTATCAACAGAAAACACAATTGACAGACCTCAGCACAAAGCCTGGCTTGACAAATAATTGTAGACCAAGCGCACAATCCGTAGATCACAACCAAAAAAATATCGGGAAAGCACATGCCTTTGGTGAAGATGACTGGAAAGGCAAAACCTTTAAGGATTGTAGAATATTTTTGAAGAAAATCAACCCGGCTGAAGAGCAGCATTCTTTCAGTAGTACTGTTGTTTGCACTCCGGAGTCTGTAGATCGTAGTGCCAGTCACGGCTACTTTCAGGGGGAAAGGCACTGTACTTTAAGGTCCCATTCTGCTAAGCAGAGAACGTCTGACAGATGTGAGAAGGATGCTGAGGAAGCTAAGAATTTCAGCTTGGTTAAAAACCTGCATATTGAGCAAGACTGCAAGAAACCAAGCAAGCGTGTCACTTTTGAAGATGGTCCTGCCGAGGTCCCTAAGAAAacaagcaagaggaggaggacacagtacAAGCTCAACAACCTGAATATCAGAGAAAGGAATACGAGGCAATTATGCAGCACTGGCCAAGTATCAAGTTGTTACTCAAAGTACCAACTAG gACCTCTTAAACCTGTTGGACTGCCTTTgctgggaggatttgcaagcagAGCTGTTGAATACTCCATGATCCCATTTCAGTTGCCTCTTCATGGAAGCTCCCAAGTCTAA